The region TCGAGGGTGGTCACACCTTCTAAGCATTTCAAAGATTTACTAAGCTAGATGCACAAGATCAGTGGTCAGGGTTGGCTCAAAAACCCTTCACCAAAGGAATTACAGGCCTGGATCGTGACTACCCACGACTTGCCCAGTGAAGAATTTATGGTTTGTTACGGCACCTTCATGAAGTAGCCCCAACACCAGGGTGGAAGCCTGTGTTGGATGGGAAAGAACTGCAGGCCCAGGGAACAGCCAGTACAAAGGGCCAGGCATTACGTGCCCTGATGACCCTGGGGGCATTGGGAAGAGTCCTGCTTCCATTGTACCAGACACACTCAAAATTCAAAACGCTCCAGCTGGAGGCCCAGGCATGACCCTAAGGGGTCTGGCCTTGGGGTTCTTAATCCCTGATGGCCTCCCTTCACCCCCCCAGCGCCTCACCAAGCACACCAAGTTCGTGCGGGACATGATCCGAGAGGTGTGTGGCTTTGCCCCCTATGAGCGGCGCGCCATGGAGCTGCTCAAGGTCTCTAAGGACAAGAGGGCCCTGAAGTTCATCAAGAAAAGGGTAGGTGGGCAGTTGTGCGTGGGAACATATATCTGTGCCCTGGGGGTGAGAAGAGGGTGCTGGAGGCATGGGTGAAACGGGCCCAGGCTGATGGACCTCCTTGCCTGACAGGTGGGGACACACATCCGtgccaagaggaagagagaggagctaAGCAATGTCCTTGCAGCCATGAGAAAGGCAGCAGCCAAGAAGGACTGAACCCCATACCCTCTGAGCAATAAAACCTGTTCGGAAACTTGGGGCTCTTGTGGCATTTTACATCCTGTCCATTGTCCCAGACTTCCTCCGGGACCATGGTATTGGGGCATGGTGGTAGGCACAGAGGGAAGCAACAGACGAGCAGTACTAGAAATAGTCTTTAATCACTGTTAAATAGTTCATATGCCATCGGATTCCATGATTAAATCATAATTGAGATCCTTGGGTTCCACGCCACTTCTGAGCCTCCAGACAGCTTGACTGCCTGGGGCCCTCCCCCTCCGGCGCAGTTCCAGCTCAGGATGGGCCGGCCTGGAAGCAGGGGCAGTGCCTAGGCCACCATTACCGCTCCacagccagggcctctgcctgCTCCTCGGGGAAGGCGATGTCAAAGATCTGGCGGTAGTGGTTCACAAAGTGAACCTCCAGGCCTTCTGTGATGAAAGCTGCAAGGTCATAGAAGTCCTTCTTGTTTTCCGCTGGCAGGATGATGCACGTCACTCCAGCACGCTTGGCCTGGGGTATAGGGGACCATAGGTCAGTCCAGGAAAGTGCAGTAGCCACTGTGCTCCAGGAGGGTGCAGGCTTGGTTGGGACCCTGTTCACAGCGGCCCTCGGCCAGGCTGCCCCCTCATAGATGAGGGCATCTAGGCCCAAGGAAACTGCactggctgctgctgcagagTTCTGTCCCCTCAGCCCACTGTGcatggctctgccctgcccccctggTCCAACTCAATTACAGCACCTATTGCTTTACCCTTTCAGAGCTGAAATaagacatgatttttttaaatgtacctaacatttaacatttttctggtTTAGTGACCATCCTGCCCAGTCTGTACAGTAGTCAGGGCAGTGGAGGCTCAGGAGACGTGGTGCTCCCATAGAAGCTGGACATGTGGGGATGAGGGGCCTGCCCAGGGCAGACAGGTTCCCCTCATCCACCAGAGCCCCCCCAACCTACACAACCCCCATGAGGCTCTGGCATTTTCTGTACCCATGGATCTCAGTGCCAGACTAAGTGGGCAATGAGGAAGCTATAGACCCCAGTTCTACCCTCAAGGGCCCCACAGAGCCCCACTGAGTTGTTCAGATGGGGGCTCTTTCTATGGAAAGACCTAGAACATTCCCAAGTCTTGAAAGGGCTGAGAGCCATTGTGGAGGGAGCCATCTGGAACACTTCAACACGGGCTCAGGCCACCTAGCTCTGGGTCCAAATCCCACACCTGCTTTCAAGTTGGCCACCACCCTTGTTTGTGGTGTGAACACTGCCGTATCTGTCACGTGGCTGCGTGGTGTGTGCAAACTTGT is a window of Phyllostomus discolor isolate MPI-MPIP mPhyDis1 chromosome 8, mPhyDis1.pri.v3, whole genome shotgun sequence DNA encoding:
- the RPL36 gene encoding 60S ribosomal protein L36, with product MALRYPMAVGLNKGHKVTKNVSKPRHSRRRGRLTKHTKFVRDMIREVCGFAPYERRAMELLKVSKDKRALKFIKKRVGTHIRAKRKREELSNVLAAMRKAAAKKD